The following coding sequences are from one Humulus lupulus chromosome X, drHumLupu1.1, whole genome shotgun sequence window:
- the LOC133803134 gene encoding pentatricopeptide repeat-containing protein At3g62890-like, which yields MAAAIPTVLSSFSLPTQEPTKNHISNPAPGASCVVSLLKSCSNIREFTPLHAHLITTNLIHDPITASHVLRFFVSIENLCYAHRVFSQTQEPETIIWNTLIQNYLKNNFPKQVFSTYSHMVTQGVPLDISTFHFLIHACCKTLAFQRGTEVHGRVLKSGMGRNKSLNNNLMALYSKCGKLDEVQQVFKKMPHRDMISWNTMISCYVQMGIPGKALNLFREMQVDGVAADDITMISLLSACSKLRDLETGEKLHLYIKRNDLEIGGNLLNCLVNMYIECGRMEKAHEIVTRSKTGNDVALWTSLVGGYMKSKKIHAARCVFDHITEKSLISWMTMISGYVQGGYYNESLELFREMRLENVMADEVLLGTALSACTHVEDCKLGKSIQSLAVRCGIMAEGLLGNALIHFYAKCGKPKEAQLIFEQLPNKSNASWNSMLDAFCRNGELENAKLFFEKIPNKDIISWNTMINSSSKYNQPGEVFKLFREMQSSAIRPNKLTLISVLSSCASVGALKHGIWVHVYIEKNHIQIDNRLGTALIDMYGKCGSVKKAQELFSDLTDKNVHVWTAMIAAHAMEGQTSKAFDLYMEMEVTGIKPDHITFIALLSACSHGGLVNEGFSYFNEMSTAYNITPNLQHFGCMADLLGRVGQLDRALKFIKTMPVKPDISMWSSLLRACKSHQNVELAEYAFQQLIELDPVNDAAYALLSNTYAKAGRWDDVSHTRKKLFDLGVRKTPGCSLIEEEGVVHEFIAADFSSPHSSKIYSFLDEMKGRFEKIGLQETSAHHSERLAVAFGLINSSGRTLIRVVNNLRMCEDCHSAMKLLSQAFNREIVIRDNYRFHRFVDGNCSCKDNW from the coding sequence atggctgcagCAATTCCCACTGTTCTCTCATCTTTTTCTCTACCTACTCAAGAACCGACCAAAAACCACATCTCCAATCCAGCTCCAGGAGCAAGCTGTGTCGTTTCCTTGTTAAAATCTTGCTCTAATATCAGAGAGTTCACTCCACTTCATGCACACTTGATCACCACAAACCTCATTCATGATCCTATCACGGCCAGCCATGTCTTACGTTTCTTCGTCTCAATTGAAAATTTATGTTATGCTCATCGTGTCTTCAGTCAAACCCAAGAGCCAGAGACCATCATTTGGAATACCCTTATCCAGAATTACCTCAAAAATAATTTTCCAAAACAAGTTTTCTCGACTTACTCTCACATGGTTACTCAGGGGGTGCCATTAGATATATCCACTTTTCACTTCTTAATCCATGCTTGCTGTAAAACTTTGGCCTTTCAAAGAGGAACTGAAGTACATGGCAGAGTTCTGAAATCTGGGATGGGAAGGAATAAGTCTTTGAATAACAATTTGATGGCTTTGTATTCAAAATGTGGAAAACTTGATGAAGTCCAACAGGTGTTCAAGAAAATGCCCCATAGAGACATGATCAGTTGGAATACCATGATTTCGTGTTATGTACAGATGGGAATTCCAGGAAAAGCTTTGAATCTGTTTCGAGAAATGCAGGTTGATGGAGTTGCTGCCGACGATATAACCATGATCAGCTTACTTTCAGCTTGTTCGAAACTGAGAGATTTGGAAACGGGAGAGAAGCTGCACCTCTATATCAAGAGAAATGATTTGGAGATTGGTGGAAATTTGCTGAACTGCCTGGTGAATATGTATATCGAATGTGGGAGAATGGAGAAAGCACATGAGATTGTGACTAGAAGCAAGACTGGTAATGATGTTGCTTTGTGGACTAGTTTAGTTGGAGGGtatatgaagtccaagaaaataCATGCAGCTAGGTGTGTGTTTGACCATATTACTGAGAAGAGCTTAATTTCATGGATGACCATGATTTCGGGTTACGTCCAGGGAGGTTACTACAATGAAAGTCTAGAGTTATTCAGAGAAATGAGGCTTGAAAATGTGATGGCAGATGAAGTTCTTCTCGGGACAGCACTTTCGGCATGTACACACGTGGAAGATTGCAAATTAGGAAAATCTATCCAAAGCTTGGCCGTGAGGTGTGGGATAATGGCTGAAGGGCTTCTTGGAAATGCTCTGATTCACTTTTATGCAAAATGTGGTAAACCAAAAGAGGCTCAGTTGATCTTTGAGCAGTTGCCTAACAAAAGTAATGCCTCCTGGAATTCGATGTTGGACGCGTTTTGCAGAAATGGAGAGCTCGAAAATGCAAAGCTCTTCTTTGAAAAGATTCCCAATAAGGATATCATTTCATGGAACACCATGATCAACTCCTCCTCTAAATACAATCAACCTGGAGAAGTGTTCAAGCTCTTTCGGGAAATGCAGAGTTCAGCTATCAGACCAAACAAGCTTACTTTGATCAGCGTGCTATCTTCCTGTGCTAGTGTTGGAGCCCTGAAACATGGCATTTGGGTCCATGTCTACATTGAGAAGAATCATATCCAGATAGATAACAGGTTGGGAACTGCTCTCATTGACATGTACGGAAAATGTGGGAGCGTTAAAAAAGCTCAAGAATTATTCTCTGATTTGACTGACAAAAATGTACACGTGTGGACCGCCATGATAGCAGCACATGCCATGGAGGGGCAAACCAGTAAGGCTTTTGATCTTTACATGGAAATGGAAGTTACAGGGATAAAGCCAGACCATATCACTTTCATAGCCCTTTTATCTGCTTGTAGTCATGGAGGCTTAGTCAATGAAGGGTTCTCATATTTCAACGAAATGAGTACTGCTTACAACATTACTCCTAATTTACAGCATTTCGGGTGCATGGCTGATCTCCTAGGTCGAGTAGGGCAATTAGACCGGGCTCTGAAATTTATCAAAACGATGCCTGTTAAACCAGACATCTCCATGTGGAGCTCTTTGCTGAGAGCGTGCAAAAGCCATCAAAATGTCGAGTTAGCAGAGTATGCATTTCAACAACTCATAGAATTGGACCCTGTAAATGACGCAGCCTATGCTCTTCTTTCCAATACTTATGCAAAAGCTGGTAGATGGGATGATGTGAGCCATACGAGAAAGAAGCTTTTCGATTTAGGAGTAAGGAAGACACCGGGATGTAGTCTGATAGAAGAAGAGGGAGTTGTGCATGAATTTATAGCTGCAGATTTCTCAAGCCCCCACTCATCAAAAATCTACTCCTTTCTGGATGAGATGAAAGGCAGGTTTGAAAAAATAGGACTGCAAGAAACATCAGCGCATCATAGCGAAAGGTTAGCTGTGGCTTTTGGTTTAATAAACAGCTCTGGAAGAACCCTTATTCGTGTTGTGAATAATTTGAGGATGTGTGAAGATTGTCACTCGGCCATGAAACTTTTATCTCAGGCCTTCAACAGAGAAATTGTCATTAGGGATAACTATAGATTTCACCGTTTTGTCGATGGGAATTGTTCTTGTAAAGACAATTGGTAA
- the LOC133803135 gene encoding FCS-Like Zinc finger 10-like, which yields MLRKRTRSIQKDQHQMGPQPLSDSGSESFSKSDIGNNMKGNSFYSVPGLLVGLSPNVLTDCDSVRSPTSPLDFRLFSSLGNPFRSTKSSQDGQHRSWGGGTSNKVGLSIVDSLADDTKNSGKVLRSSESKNILFGLRLRIKIPNGQTNTNYFESPKSLPKNYPSFHFSKTKSPLQKGSSDVFFEIGDSPLEPGSLGKIRSCSLDSCRTISNLSGLNNFNRPYSTSMNFCLERDVTKGVGSSQIIDGSPKSNLFSGTKLSTIPGSIGSVNEFGSLSASEIELSEDYTCVITHGPNPKTTRIYGDCILDTHSNDLSNSCKNEYNKDIGRPELTKDSKISVPFPSDNFLSFCYHCKKKLAADKDIYIYRGEKAFCSLDCRSLEILIDEELEKSNDKSSEIPG from the exons ATGCTGAGGAAGAGGACCAGGTCAATTCAGAAGGATCAACACCAAATGGGTCCTCAACCACTGTCTGATTCTGGGTCTGAGTCCTTTTCCAAATCTGACATTGGGAATAATATGAAAGGCAACTCTTTTTACAGTGTTCCTGGTCTGCTTGTGGGTTTGAGCCCCAATGTTTTAACAGATTGTGATTCAGTCAGGAGTCCAACATCTCCTCTAGATTTTAGGCTGTTTTCAAGTCTAGGTAACCCATTTAGGTCAACTAAATCGTCCCAAGATGGGCAACATAGAAGCTGGGGGGGAGGTACTAGCAATAAAGTAGGCCTAAGCATTGTAGATTCTCTTGCTGATGATACGAAAAATTCCGGTAAAGTTCTCCGGTCATCCGAGAGTAAGAACATTCTTTTTGGACTAAGATTGAGGATCAAAATCCCAAATGGTCAAACAAATACCAATTATTTCGAGTCACCAAAGTCTCTGCCTAAAAACTATCCAAGTTTCCATTTTTCAAAAACCAAGTCTCCTCTCCAGAAGGGCAGTTCTGATGTTTTTTTTGAAATTGGTGATAGCCCTTTAGAGCCTGGCTCACTTGGAAAAATCCGGTCTTGTTCACTAGATTCCTGTAGGACAATTTCCAATCTTTCTGGTTTGAACAACTTTAACAGACCCTACTCTACCTCTATGAATTTTTGTTTGGAGAGAGACGTCACCAAGGGAGTTGGTTCTTCCCAGATTATTGACGGTAGTCCTAAGTCAAACCTATTTTCTGGTACGAAGCTGAGTACAATCCCTGGATCCATAGGTTCTGTCAATGAGTTTGGCTCTCTTTCAGCCAGTGAAATTGAGCTTTCTGAGGATTACACATGTGTAATCACCCATGGTCCCAACCCCAAGACAACTCGGATCTATGGTGATTGCATTTTGGATACTCATTCTAATGACTTGAGTAACTCTTGTAAGAATGAGTATAACAAAGATATTGGACGTCCTGAGCTCACAAAAGATTCCAAGATTTCTGTTCCTTTCCCATCTGATAATTTTCTGAGCTTTTGTTACCATTGCAAGAAGAAATTGGCAGCAGACAAGGACATCTACATATACAG GGGTGAGAAAGCGTTTTGCAGTTTGGATTGCCGTTCATTGGAGATTTTGATTGATGAGGAATTGGAAAAATCCAATGATAAAAGCTCTGAAATCCCAGGATGA